The following proteins come from a genomic window of Patescibacteria group bacterium:
- a CDS encoding class I SAM-dependent methyltransferase: protein MNLEQAHKILEENKQTYNEIADEFDKTRNKYDFLMDELKKYVKGNERVLDLGCGNGRLYKIFENRNVDYTGVDFSENLIQKDIEKYGNHFKTANILSLPFFKENFDSVWAIAVLHHIPTAELRKRVLSEIKRVLGPKGKVIATCWKIKSFFRKDIFIPFHGKRRYYHVFSKREIRGLFEKAGFKIEELKILKNNILVVATPRLHLG from the coding sequence ATGAATTTAGAACAAGCGCATAAAATATTAGAAGAAAATAAACAGACCTATAATGAGATTGCTGATGAGTTTGATAAGACCAGAAATAAATATGACTTTTTAATGGACGAACTCAAAAAATATGTTAAAGGCAATGAAAGGGTTTTGGATTTAGGATGCGGAAACGGAAGATTATACAAGATATTTGAAAATAGGAATGTTGATTATACTGGCGTGGATTTTTCCGAGAATCTAATCCAGAAGGATATTGAGAAATACGGAAATCATTTTAAAACAGCTAATATATTAAGTTTACCATTTTTTAAGGAAAATTTTGACTCCGTATGGGCAATTGCTGTTTTGCACCACATACCCACAGCCGAGCTAAGAAAGCGCGTTCTCAGCGAGATTAAGAGGGTTCTCGGGCCAAAAGGAAAGGTAATCGCCACTTGCTGGAAAATAAAATCGTTTTTCCGTAAGGACATCTTTATTCCATTTCACGGTAAGAGAAGATATTATCATGTATTTTCAAAAAGGGAAATAAGAGGATTATTTGAAAAGGCAGGATTTAAAATTGAGGAGCTTAAAATCTTGAAAAATAATATATTAGTTGTCGCAACCCCTCGACTTCACTTGGGGTAA
- a CDS encoding tRNA uridine(34) 5-carboxymethylaminomethyl modification radical SAM/GNAT enzyme Elp3: MTIENYIIGSILKQKKITEKKLDTIKRQASLRYKTSIPTNIKLLKSYHDIITLNKAKPSLFLENILKTRKIRTLSGIAAITVITKPYPCPGKCLYCPQEKDMPKSYLANEPACMRAVLTKFDPYLQTETRLESLGMTGHNTDKIELIVLGGTWSYYPAKYQNWFIKRCFDACNGKTAKNLKEAQKNNEKGKHRIIGLTLETRPDFINEKEIEKMRKFGCTRVELGAQSIYDNILRKNLRGHGIKQTILATKLLKNAGMKITFHMMPGLPGSNPRKDVKMFEELFINEDFQPDQLKIYPCVVLKNAPLYKLWRNKKYKPYSNKELLNLLIKIKSKIPPYVRIIRIIRDISSQDIVAGNKMSNLRQLLQQGRVKCRCIRCREIRNSNIETRNIKLIRRNYNASGGKEIFLSFEDVKNDKILAFLRLRITNKWAIIRELHTYGQVVAITDKNKNAQQHKSLGKQLMAEAEKIAKKEFNFLKIAVIAGIGVREYYRKLGYKLKGTYMIKKLI; this comes from the coding sequence ATGACAATTGAAAACTACATAATTGGATCTATATTAAAGCAGAAAAAAATTACCGAGAAAAAACTTGATACTATCAAACGCCAGGCATCTTTAAGATATAAAACATCAATTCCGACAAACATCAAACTACTTAAATCATATCACGATATCATTACCTTAAACAAGGCGAAACCATCGCTATTTTTAGAAAACATCCTTAAAACCAGAAAAATAAGAACTTTATCCGGCATTGCTGCAATAACAGTTATTACTAAACCCTACCCTTGTCCTGGCAAATGCCTTTACTGCCCCCAAGAAAAAGACATGCCCAAAAGCTATCTCGCCAATGAACCAGCCTGCATGCGCGCTGTTTTAACCAAGTTTGACCCATATTTACAGACAGAAACCCGCTTGGAATCACTGGGAATGACCGGCCACAACACAGATAAAATTGAACTGATTGTTTTGGGCGGCACTTGGTCGTATTATCCAGCCAAATACCAAAATTGGTTTATCAAGCGATGCTTTGATGCCTGTAATGGGAAAACTGCAAAAAATCTTAAAGAAGCGCAAAAAAATAATGAAAAGGGTAAACACAGAATCATTGGATTGACTCTTGAAACCCGGCCTGATTTTATTAATGAAAAAGAAATTGAGAAGATGCGAAAATTCGGCTGTACCAGAGTAGAATTAGGAGCGCAAAGCATTTATGATAATATTTTGCGAAAAAATCTGCGCGGACATGGCATTAAACAAACGATTCTTGCCACGAAGCTTCTGAAAAATGCGGGAATGAAAATTACTTTTCATATGATGCCCGGGCTTCCTGGCTCTAACCCGCGAAAAGACGTAAAAATGTTTGAGGAATTATTTATAAATGAAGATTTTCAGCCAGACCAATTGAAAATTTATCCCTGTGTTGTGCTAAAAAACGCTCCTTTGTACAAATTATGGAGGAATAAGAAATATAAACCATATTCTAATAAAGAATTGTTGAATCTTCTAATAAAAATAAAATCAAAAATTCCGCCGTATGTCAGAATTATCAGAATTATCCGCGATATCTCTTCGCAAGACATTGTTGCCGGCAATAAAATGTCCAATCTAAGGCAACTATTACAGCAAGGAAGGGTAAAATGTAGATGCATAAGATGCAGAGAAATACGAAATTCGAATATCGAAACCCGAAACATCAAACTCATACGACGCAACTACAATGCTTCTGGCGGAAAAGAAATATTTTTATCATTTGAGGATGTAAAAAATGATAAAATCCTGGCATTTTTAAGATTACGCATTACAAATAAATGGGCTATTATACGCGAACTCCATACTTATGGTCAGGTTGTGGCAATAACGGATAAAAATAAAAATGCCCAGCAGCATAAAAGTTTGGGCAAGCAATTAATGGCAGAAGCGGAAAAAATCGCCAAAAAAGAATTTAATTTCTTAAAAATAGCAGTTATTGCCGGCATCGGCGTCCGCGAATATTACCGAAAATTGGGATATAAATTAAAAGGAACCTATATGATTAAGAAATTAATTTAA
- the cas2 gene encoding CRISPR-associated endonuclease Cas2 has protein sequence MKIRLTEKLLWDIWKLIKIKDQIKDEALSGKWYGFKDPFEMIWPDFYGIRDVYWKKYRDKNKKERFTRMVRYLKNKGYLQVKDLKNRKAVMITDHGMKKIFNIGIKLKNRKQRPDKKWQMVLFDIPETSRRSRDLFRRQLKYLGYQNLQKSIFVCPYDVLKVTQQLIKNYKLQRFVRLLLVEEIKI, from the coding sequence ATGAAAATTCGACTTACGGAAAAATTACTTTGGGATATTTGGAAATTAATAAAAATAAAAGATCAAATAAAAGATGAGGCATTATCGGGAAAATGGTATGGATTTAAGGATCCTTTTGAAATGATTTGGCCTGATTTTTATGGTATTAGAGATGTATATTGGAAAAAATATCGCGACAAAAACAAAAAGGAAAGATTTACCAGAATGGTGAGATATCTTAAAAATAAAGGATATTTACAGGTTAAGGATCTTAAAAACAGAAAAGCAGTTATGATTACGGATCATGGTATGAAAAAAATATTTAATATTGGTATTAAATTAAAAAACAGAAAACAACGTCCCGATAAAAAATGGCAGATGGTCTTATTCGATATTCCAGAAACATCAAGAAGAAGTCGTGACTTATTTCGTAGACAACTCAAATACCTGGGATACCAAAATCTTCAAAAGAGTATATTTGTTTGTCCATATGACGTATTAAAAGTAACACAACAATTAATTAAGAATTACAAATTACAAAGATTCGTTAGATTATTATTAGTGGAAGAAATTAAAATTTAA
- a CDS encoding PD-(D/E)XK nuclease family protein, which yields MKKIIRLSPSSLNLFFECPRCFWLQLNENIHRPRGIFPSLPGGMDLVIKDYFDKYREKGELPPELKGKIDGKLFHDHKLLNKWRNWRTGLKFTDESLGITLFGALDDCGEKDGKYFPLDYKTRGFAPKEGDSEKYYGNQLDCYALMLEENEYPVSDCGYLIYYYPEHVEENGTVIFNVKPIKLKIDPNRARKTLNDAIRLLNGPIPSHHSECEYCIWGRNNGD from the coding sequence ATGAAAAAAATAATTCGGCTCTCGCCATCGAGTTTGAATTTATTTTTTGAATGTCCAAGATGTTTTTGGTTGCAATTAAATGAAAATATCCACCGGCCACGGGGGATATTTCCGTCTTTGCCAGGAGGAATGGATTTGGTGATAAAAGATTATTTTGATAAATACAGAGAAAAAGGAGAATTGCCTCCAGAGCTTAAAGGCAAGATTGATGGGAAATTGTTTCACGACCATAAACTTTTAAACAAATGGCGTAACTGGAGAACTGGATTGAAGTTTACTGATGAATCTTTGGGCATAACTTTATTCGGAGCATTGGATGATTGCGGGGAAAAAGATGGAAAATATTTCCCATTGGATTATAAAACCCGCGGGTTTGCGCCAAAAGAAGGCGATTCGGAAAAATATTACGGTAATCAGCTTGATTGCTATGCGCTAATGCTTGAAGAAAACGAATATCCGGTTAGTGATTGTGGCTATTTGATATATTATTATCCTGAACATGTTGAAGAAAACGGCACGGTAATTTTCAATGTTAAGCCCATAAAATTAAAAATAGACCCCAATAGGGCCAGAAAAACTTTAAATGATGCAATTAGATTGTTAAATGGGCCGATTCCATCTCATCATTCAGAATGCGAATATTGTATTTGGGGCAGGAACAACGGGGATTAA
- a CDS encoding peptidylprolyl isomerase, with the protein MLIIGIALIVLVIVVVAIFYFISLNKSSKIIKVTIQIEKGSIELELYRKAAPNTVDNFIKLAEQGFYDGVRFHRVVEDFMIQSGDPGTGGPGYTFEDEINPKALGLSDELIVQLQSQGYTFNFLLKSIPHKVGTISMANSGPNTNGSQFFIITTKDQPDLDGRYTAFGQVISGMDVVQEIEQGDIINKIIIN; encoded by the coding sequence ATGCTCATTATCGGAATTGCACTAATTGTTTTAGTTATTGTTGTAGTTGCAATTTTCTATTTTATCAGTTTAAATAAATCCAGTAAGATTATTAAGGTTACAATACAAATCGAGAAAGGCAGTATTGAGTTAGAGTTATACAGGAAAGCAGCGCCAAATACAGTTGATAATTTTATAAAACTGGCAGAACAGGGATTTTATGACGGCGTGAGGTTTCATCGCGTTGTCGAAGATTTTATGATTCAATCAGGTGATCCTGGCACTGGCGGTCCAGGATACACATTTGAGGACGAAATTAACCCAAAAGCGCTTGGATTGTCAGACGAATTAATTGTGCAGTTGCAAAGCCAGGGATATACATTTAATTTTCTGCTCAAATCCATTCCTCATAAAGTCGGAACGATTTCAATGGCAAATTCCGGCCCGAATACCAATGGCAGCCAATTCTTTATTATAACAACTAAAGATCAGCCGGATTTGGATGGACGCTATACTGCCTTTGGTCAGGTAATAAGCGGCATGGATGTAGTGCAAGAAATAGAGCAAGGTGATATAATTAATAAGATAATAATTAATTAA
- a CDS encoding UDP-N-acetylmuramoyl-L-alanyl-D-glutamate--2,6-diaminopimelate ligase — protein MKKFIPKFIFNIYHYLLALIGAIIYGFPSRKLIVIGVTGTKGKSTTVVLTGKIFQEAGYKVGWISSLTINIGKEEIMNPYHMTMPGRFFIQSALAKMVKNGCKYAIIEVTSEGIKQFRHKFIKFSGAVFTNLAPEHIEAHGSFEKYRSAKLELFKVAAKNENSFGIYNVDDKNVGWFLKIPIKNKYQYSLKANKIDFKLNLIGEFNQYNALAAITIAKSQRISEDIAKRALEKVKFISGRLEEINAGQDFKVIVDLAHTPDSFEKVFRVFKQMPHNKIISVFGSAGGGRDKWKRPELGRIASENSDIVIICTEDSYNEDEQEIADEIAAECKRIKPEIILDRRNAIKKALSLAQKDDIVLILGKGTEQTMVIGNKKSKWDDREVVEEELENLL, from the coding sequence ATGAAAAAATTCATACCTAAATTTATTTTCAATATTTACCATTATTTATTGGCTTTAATTGGCGCCATTATTTATGGTTTTCCTTCGAGAAAATTGATTGTAATCGGGGTTACTGGAACAAAAGGTAAATCGACAACCGTGGTTTTAACGGGGAAAATTTTTCAAGAAGCCGGATACAAGGTTGGCTGGATTTCTTCTTTGACTATAAACATAGGCAAAGAGGAAATAATGAATCCATATCATATGACTATGCCAGGACGATTTTTTATCCAGTCAGCATTGGCGAAAATGGTCAAAAATGGCTGCAAATACGCAATAATTGAAGTGACTTCAGAGGGAATAAAGCAATTCAGGCATAAGTTTATCAAATTTTCCGGAGCGGTGTTTACAAATCTGGCGCCTGAACATATTGAAGCGCACGGAAGTTTTGAAAAATACAGGTCAGCGAAACTGGAATTATTTAAAGTAGCAGCGAAGAACGAGAATAGTTTTGGAATTTATAATGTAGATGATAAAAATGTTGGGTGGTTTTTAAAAATTCCGATTAAAAATAAGTATCAGTACAGCTTGAAAGCCAATAAAATTGATTTTAAATTAAATTTAATCGGGGAATTTAACCAATATAATGCCTTGGCAGCAATAACTATCGCAAAATCGCAGAGGATTTCCGAAGATATTGCCAAAAGAGCATTGGAAAAGGTAAAATTCATTTCAGGACGGCTTGAAGAAATTAATGCGGGACAGGATTTCAAGGTAATTGTTGATTTGGCGCATACACCCGATTCATTTGAAAAGGTTTTTAGAGTATTTAAGCAGATGCCGCATAATAAAATTATCTCTGTTTTTGGTTCTGCTGGCGGGGGCAGAGACAAGTGGAAAAGGCCGGAATTGGGCAGAATTGCTTCGGAAAACTCCGATATTGTGATAATCTGTACAGAGGATTCTTATAATGAAGACGAACAGGAAATTGCTGATGAAATCGCGGCTGAATGCAAAAGAATAAAGCCGGAAATAATCTTAGATAGACGGAATGCAATCAAAAAAGCGCTCTCTTTGGCGCAAAAAGATGATATCGTCCTTATTTTAGGCAAGGGTACGGAACAAACAATGGTTATTGGAAATAAAAAATCCAAATGGGACGACAGAGAAGTAGTTGAGGAAGAATTAGAAAATTTGCTATAA
- a CDS encoding peptidoglycan bridge formation glycyltransferase FemA/FemB family protein: MKKSFLQSNEWADFQKRLGRNVWQIDGINVIEHKLPMNKSYFYSPRLCPSDCLLRRSGCEGRVGGQAMPTGRQARLQSFVDRIKKIAEQENAIFFKLEPEEDIDKDLLKEFGFIKSKNIQPLKTIILDITKSEQEILNQMHSKMRYNIGLAQKKGIILRTGNNQHDFEEFWRLTLKTGKRDGFRHYAKEYYKEILEIPGVKLFLAELNGKIIVANIVVFYKQRAIYLHGASDYKYRNLMAAPLLQWHQILEAKKAGCIEYDFWGIDEIKWPGVTRFKKCFGGKEITYPGAFDLIFQPIWYRIYKIAKKFL; the protein is encoded by the coding sequence ATGAAAAAATCATTTTTACAATCAAATGAATGGGCTGATTTTCAAAAACGATTAGGAAGAAATGTTTGGCAAATAGATGGAATCAATGTTATTGAACATAAATTGCCGATGAATAAGTCCTATTTCTATTCACCCCGCCTGTGTCCTTCAGACTGCCTCCTTCGCCGAAGCGGCTGCGAAGGCCGAGTCGGCGGGCAAGCCATGCCTACCGGCAGGCAGGCTCGGCTTCAATCATTCGTAGATAGGATTAAAAAAATTGCAGAACAAGAAAATGCAATATTTTTTAAATTAGAGCCCGAAGAAGATATTGATAAAGATTTATTGAAAGAATTCGGATTTATAAAGTCAAAAAATATTCAGCCATTAAAAACTATAATTTTAGATATTACTAAATCAGAACAGGAAATTTTAAATCAGATGCACAGCAAGATGCGCTACAATATTGGCTTGGCGCAGAAAAAAGGAATTATACTTAGAACAGGCAATAATCAGCATGATTTTGAGGAATTTTGGAGGTTAACACTTAAAACAGGCAAGAGGGACGGGTTCAGACATTATGCAAAAGAATATTACAAAGAAATACTGGAGATTCCAGGAGTGAAATTGTTTTTAGCAGAGCTTAATGGTAAGATTATTGTTGCGAATATTGTTGTTTTCTATAAACAGAGGGCGATTTATTTGCACGGAGCATCTGATTATAAATATAGAAATTTGATGGCAGCTCCACTTTTGCAATGGCATCAGATTTTAGAAGCAAAAAAAGCTGGTTGCATTGAATATGATTTTTGGGGTATTGATGAAATTAAATGGCCAGGCGTAACCAGGTTTAAAAAATGCTTTGGCGGCAAGGAAATCACTTACCCAGGCGCATTTGATTTGATTTTCCAACCAATATGGTATCGGATTTATAAAATTGCCAAGAAATTCTTATGA
- the ruvA gene encoding Holliday junction branch migration protein RuvA, whose translation MIGSIEGKIEYSTDKYALIDVNGIGYKVYISVNTFKNLPEKSSKIKLFTHLHVREDIMDLYGFLNQEDLEFFELLISISGIGPKGALNILNVASVENLKKAIANEESSILTKVSGIGKKIAEKIILELKNKVGGEFIDEKFGTDGEAIDALVSLGYRLQEAREALKKVPEAIKEVGDKVRHALKILGKSR comes from the coding sequence ATGATTGGCTCTATTGAAGGGAAAATTGAATATAGTACGGATAAATATGCATTGATTGATGTTAACGGCATTGGTTATAAGGTTTATATTTCCGTTAATACGTTCAAAAACCTGCCCGAAAAGAGCAGTAAAATAAAACTATTTACCCATTTGCATGTGCGCGAGGACATTATGGATTTATATGGATTTTTGAATCAGGAAGATTTGGAGTTTTTTGAATTATTGATTTCTATATCCGGCATTGGGCCGAAAGGAGCTCTGAATATTTTAAATGTAGCATCAGTCGAAAATCTGAAAAAAGCCATAGCCAATGAAGAAAGCAGTATTTTGACAAAAGTTTCCGGCATTGGTAAGAAAATAGCGGAAAAGATTATATTAGAACTAAAGAATAAGGTTGGCGGAGAATTTATAGACGAGAAATTCGGAACTGACGGTGAGGCAATTGACGCCTTAGTTTCTCTGGGTTACAGATTACAGGAGGCCAGGGAAGCGCTTAAAAAAGTTCCAGAAGCAATAAAGGAAGTTGGAGATAAAGTTAGACATGCTTTAAAAATTTTGGGCAAATCCCGCTGA
- the rpsT gene encoding 30S ribosomal protein S20 — protein sequence MPITKSAEKALRQNKTRRRRNLRRLNVLRDTVKKIKKLVIENKKAEALKLLPLAYKAIDKAAKTKVIKKNNAARKKSRLTKFISRGSLKTTLGQQ from the coding sequence ATGCCTATTACAAAATCAGCAGAAAAAGCATTAAGGCAAAATAAAACACGAAGGCGAAGAAACCTGCGTCGGCTTAATGTTTTGCGCGATACAGTCAAAAAAATCAAAAAACTAGTTATTGAAAACAAAAAAGCAGAAGCATTAAAACTTCTTCCATTGGCTTATAAAGCAATTGATAAGGCTGCGAAAACCAAAGTTATAAAGAAAAATAATGCGGCAAGAAAAAAATCGAGATTAACTAAATTTATCTCTAGAGGTTCGTTAAAAACAACTCTAGGGCAGCAGTAA
- the holA gene encoding DNA polymerase III subunit delta, which translates to MLIFLYGQDAYRSKEELRRMIEKNRIDNSDWFDFIRIDASDKQVEIFKELKQTADTVSMFSQKKLIIIEDVFSLNQESQDEILEFLKKKKIEDNKDITIVFWAESASPASPAGGSTNGLQKYLKSKAECKEFKPLQGAQLKKWIKDFIDKQKGSIDNLAVDKLIEWVGNDLWRMSNELNKLLSHNKTIRLENVELLVRPEIDLNIFQLVDAIGYKQKTKALSLFGQYIKSGESEYYLLSMIAYQIRNLIKAKTAEDIELLGLHPFVARKTKQQMDNFTFEELKKIYHQLMIIDFESKLGKTDITAALELFLTNL; encoded by the coding sequence ATGCTCATATTTTTATACGGACAAGATGCATATAGGTCTAAAGAAGAATTGCGCAGGATGATTGAGAAAAACAGAATAGATAATTCTGATTGGTTTGATTTTATTAGAATTGATGCCAGCGACAAGCAAGTTGAGATTTTTAAGGAATTAAAGCAAACAGCAGATACAGTTTCCATGTTCAGCCAGAAAAAACTGATTATTATTGAAGATGTTTTTTCTTTGAACCAGGAAAGCCAGGATGAAATATTAGAATTTTTAAAAAAGAAAAAAATTGAAGACAATAAAGATATAACGATTGTTTTTTGGGCCGAGTCTGCCTCACCTGCCTCGCCGGCAGGCGGGTCAACGAATGGACTTCAAAAGTATTTAAAATCCAAAGCAGAATGCAAAGAATTTAAACCATTGCAAGGCGCGCAATTGAAAAAATGGATTAAGGATTTTATTGATAAACAGAAAGGTTCAATCGATAATTTGGCAGTAGATAAATTAATAGAGTGGGTCGGCAATGATTTATGGAGAATGAGCAATGAATTGAATAAATTACTTTCCCATAATAAAACCATACGTTTGGAAAATGTGGAATTATTAGTCAGGCCGGAAATTGATTTGAATATTTTCCAATTAGTTGATGCAATCGGATACAAACAAAAAACTAAAGCATTATCTTTATTCGGCCAATACATTAAAAGCGGAGAGAGCGAATATTATTTATTATCAATGATAGCGTATCAAATCAGAAATCTGATTAAGGCAAAAACAGCCGAAGATATCGAATTATTAGGATTACATCCATTTGTTGCTAGAAAAACAAAACAGCAGATGGATAATTTCACTTTTGAAGAATTAAAAAAAATCTATCATCAGTTGATGATAATAGATTTTGAATCAAAACTCGGAAAAACAGATATTACTGCTGCCCTAGAGTTGTTTTTAACGAACCTCTAG